In Cydia strobilella chromosome 6, ilCydStro3.1, whole genome shotgun sequence, one DNA window encodes the following:
- the LOC134742002 gene encoding cell adhesion molecule DSCAM-like isoform X1 — MNAPAAAALVLAALAALPCRGTDADSSSNSSNTQNCTENSQPTINKVYQMLHTPGVLNQTISKTNPSNLPSLKDSINRTCCHEGESNNVKGAHFVHNALDKRNKKRAVSVINADLETTTIVMPSPPLTTERRHRKHGETGSSAPLLNYIFDTYSNTHHHKNDSRPGNGNGIYTAAAPEIEALVGSTVNLDCKVDALHDKVVSWVRRKNDQEPMELLTTGTQQYTADDRYSARFIPPDIWRLQVKEVRPTDAAFYDCQLSAHPPRTARVTLRVPEVSVRIVDGAGAKVSEQVCELGSTVALRCEVRGLKMEGGPSLLWFRRDALLNDDTTRGGISVRTEFGLNGANSVLRVARVRGNDAGRYTCSVARAPPPAPPPAQVILHVIKGESLAELHQGGRATRTFAYATLAVSALVFLLV, encoded by the exons ATGAACGCGCCGGCAGCCGCGGCGCTTGTTCTGGCCGCGCTAGCCGCTCTGCCTTGCCGAG GCACCGACGCAGACTCTTCTTCAAATAGCTCGAATACTCAGAACTGCACAGAAAATTCGCAACCTACTATTAACAAAGTTTACCAAATGCTTCACACGCCAGGCGTACTCAACCAGACGATATCCAAAACAAACCCTTCCAACTTACCTAGTCTTAAAGACAGTATAAATCGTACATGTTGCCATGAAGGCGAAAGTAATAATGTTAAAGGTGCTCATTTTGTACATAATGCGTTAGATAAAAGGAATAAAAAAAGAGCTGTGAGTGTGATAAATGCTGATCTAGAGACGACGACGATTGTTATGCCGAGTCCACCTCTAACGACGGAGCGACGTCATAGGAAACATGGCGAGACAGGTTCAAGCGCACCGCTTTTAAACTACATCTTCGATACATACTCCAACACGCATCACCACAAAAACGATAG CAGACCTGGGAACGGGAACGGCATCTACACGGCCGCCGCTCCAGAAATAGAGGCCCTCGTAGGGTCCACTGTCAACCTGGATTGCAAAGTTGACGCTTTGCACGACAAagtg GTGTCCTGGGTACGCAGAAAAAACGACCAAGAACCTATGGAACTACTAACCACGGGTACACAACAATACACAGCTGATGACAG GTACTCAGCCCGTTTCATCCCTCCAGACATTTGGAGGCTACAGGTAAAGGAGGTCCGGCCGACTGACGCAGCGTTTTATGACTGCCAGTTGTCGGCGCACCCTCCTCGAACGGCACGTGTCACTCTGCGGGTACCGG AAGTGTCGGTGCGCATAGTCGATGGTGCAGGCGCGAAGGTCTCCGAACAAGTGTGTGAACTGGGCAGCACTGTGGCGCTGCGGTGTGAGGTGCGGGGGCTGAAAATGGAGGGGGGACCCTCCCTGCTATGGTTCCGGAGAGACGCCCTGCTGAATGATGACACCACGAGGGGAGGAATCAG TGTTCGCACCGAATTCGGGCTGAACGGCGCGAACTCCGTGCTGCGCGTGGCGCGCGTGCGCGGTAACGACGCGGGCCGCTACACATGCAGcgttgcgcgcgcgccgcccccCGCGCCTCCCCCCGCGCAGGTCATACTGCACGTCATCAAAG
- the LOC134742002 gene encoding uncharacterized protein LOC134742002 isoform X2 codes for MNAPAAAALVLAALAALPCRGTDADSSSNSSNTQNCTENSQPTINKVYQMLHTPGVLNQTISKTNPSNLPSLKDSINRTCCHEGESNNVKGAHFVHNALDKRNKKRAVSVINADLETTTIVMPSPPLTTERRHRKHGETGSSAPLLNYIFDTYSNTHHHKNDRPGNGNGIYTAAAPEIEALVGSTVNLDCKVDALHDKVVSWVRRKNDQEPMELLTTGTQQYTADDRYSARFIPPDIWRLQVKEVRPTDAAFYDCQLSAHPPRTARVTLRVPEVSVRIVDGAGAKVSEQVCELGSTVALRCEVRGLKMEGGPSLLWFRRDALLNDDTTRGGISVRTEFGLNGANSVLRVARVRGNDAGRYTCSVARAPPPAPPPAQVILHVIKGESLAELHQGGRATRTFAYATLAVSALVFLLV; via the exons ATGAACGCGCCGGCAGCCGCGGCGCTTGTTCTGGCCGCGCTAGCCGCTCTGCCTTGCCGAG GCACCGACGCAGACTCTTCTTCAAATAGCTCGAATACTCAGAACTGCACAGAAAATTCGCAACCTACTATTAACAAAGTTTACCAAATGCTTCACACGCCAGGCGTACTCAACCAGACGATATCCAAAACAAACCCTTCCAACTTACCTAGTCTTAAAGACAGTATAAATCGTACATGTTGCCATGAAGGCGAAAGTAATAATGTTAAAGGTGCTCATTTTGTACATAATGCGTTAGATAAAAGGAATAAAAAAAGAGCTGTGAGTGTGATAAATGCTGATCTAGAGACGACGACGATTGTTATGCCGAGTCCACCTCTAACGACGGAGCGACGTCATAGGAAACATGGCGAGACAGGTTCAAGCGCACCGCTTTTAAACTACATCTTCGATACATACTCCAACACGCATCACCACAAAAACGATAG ACCTGGGAACGGGAACGGCATCTACACGGCCGCCGCTCCAGAAATAGAGGCCCTCGTAGGGTCCACTGTCAACCTGGATTGCAAAGTTGACGCTTTGCACGACAAagtg GTGTCCTGGGTACGCAGAAAAAACGACCAAGAACCTATGGAACTACTAACCACGGGTACACAACAATACACAGCTGATGACAG GTACTCAGCCCGTTTCATCCCTCCAGACATTTGGAGGCTACAGGTAAAGGAGGTCCGGCCGACTGACGCAGCGTTTTATGACTGCCAGTTGTCGGCGCACCCTCCTCGAACGGCACGTGTCACTCTGCGGGTACCGG AAGTGTCGGTGCGCATAGTCGATGGTGCAGGCGCGAAGGTCTCCGAACAAGTGTGTGAACTGGGCAGCACTGTGGCGCTGCGGTGTGAGGTGCGGGGGCTGAAAATGGAGGGGGGACCCTCCCTGCTATGGTTCCGGAGAGACGCCCTGCTGAATGATGACACCACGAGGGGAGGAATCAG TGTTCGCACCGAATTCGGGCTGAACGGCGCGAACTCCGTGCTGCGCGTGGCGCGCGTGCGCGGTAACGACGCGGGCCGCTACACATGCAGcgttgcgcgcgcgccgcccccCGCGCCTCCCCCCGCGCAGGTCATACTGCACGTCATCAAAG